From the genome of Pantanalinema sp.:
ACGACGTGCTGCGCCAGGGCGTCCAGGGCATCTCGGACATCCTGACCATCCCGGGGCTGATCAACGTGGACTTCGCCGACGTGAAGTCGGTCATGTCCAACGCCGGCTCGTCCTTGATGGGCATCGGCTTCGGCGCCGGCGAGGGCCGCGCGGTCGAGGCGGCCAAGATGGCCGTCAGCAGCCCCCTGCTCGAGACCTCGGTCCACGGCGCCTCGGGCGTGATCTTCAACGTCACCGGCGGCAACGACCTGACCCTGTACGAGGTCAACGAGGCGGCCGAGGTCATCTACGCCGCGGTCGACTCGGAGGCCAACATCATCTTCGGCTCGGTGATCGACGAGCGCCTGCAGGGCGAGATCCGCATCACCGTCATCGCCACCGGCTTCGACGGCCGCGCGCCCCAGCCCATCGTCGTCCCCAGCCAGGAGCCGGCCCAGCAGGCCGTGGTGGCCCCCGCGACCAGCGCGGCCCCCGTCGCGCCGGCGGCCGCCCCCGAGACGGTCCACGCCGCTCCGGTGGCCCCCGCCCAGCCCGAGACGCCCGCCGGCAACCAGCAGCCGGACATCCCCGAGTTCCTGCGCGGCGGCGGTTTCCGCCGGCCCTTCTAGGGCCTTCTCGCCTCGTCGGCCCCCGCTTCGGCGGGGGCCGTTTTGCTGCCGGGGCGGGGTTCGCCTTTGCTTCGCACGGGGGATGCCGTAGAATGGGAGCGATGCCTTGCCGTGCCGGTGGTCGGTGCGGGTCCCTTTTTGGAGCGGTTCACCTTGGAATACAAGCAGACAGTCAATCTCCCGTCGACGGATTTCCCCATGCGCGCCAACTCCGCGGCGCGCGAGCCCGAGATCCAGGCCCTCTGGCAAGAGCAGCGCGTCTACGAGCGCATCCAGGAGCGTCGCGCCGAGGCGCCCAGCTACATCCTCCACGACGGCCCTCCCTATTCCAGCTCCGGGGCGATCCACATCGGCCACGCGATGAACAAGACCCTCAAGGACATCGTGGTCAAGTACAAGAACCTCGCGGGCTTCCGCGCCCCCTTCGTGCCGGGCTACGACACCCACGGCCTTCCCACGGAGCTTGCGGCCCTCAAGGAGCTCAAGGCCAAGCACCAGGACCTCGCCCCGCTCGAGGTGCGCCGGCTGAGCCGCCAGTTCGCCCTCAAGTCCATCGAGAGCCAGAAGGGCCACTTCATGCGCCTGGGCGGCTTCGGGGACTGGGAAAACCCCTACGTGACGATGGACCCCGCCTTCGAGGCGCAGCAGATCCGCGTCTTCGGCCAGATGGCCCACAAGGGCTACATCTACAAGGGCCTCAAGCCGGTCTACTGGTGCTCGTTCGACACCACCGCCCTGGCCGAGGCCGAGGTGGAGTACGCCGACCACGTCAGCCCCTCGATCTTCGTCCGATTCGCGCTCAAGTCGGCCCCGGCTTCCGCGACCCTCGTCGGCGAGCTGCTGGCCAAGGGCGATCGCCCGGTCAGCATGGCCATCTGGACCACCACTCCCTGGACCCTGCCCGCGAACCTCGCGATCGCGGTGGGCCCCGAGATCGACTACGTCGTGCTCGACTCCGCCGAGCACGGCTACCTGGTGGTGGCCGAGGACCTGGTCGACGCCTTCTTGGCAGACACCGCCCTGAGCGCGACCCGCGTGGGCGAGAGCTTCAAGGGGGCCCTGCTCGAGGGCGCCCGCTACCGCCACGTCTTCCTGGACCGGGAGAGCCCGGTCATCCTGGGGGACCACGTCACGACCGAGACGGGCTCGGGGGCGGTCCACACCGCGCCCGGCCACGGCGTCGAGGACTACGAGGTCGGCCAGAAGTACGGCCTGGACGTGCTCGCTCCGCTCAACGACCGGGGCATCTTCCTCGAGGAGGCGGGCCCCCTGGTCGCGGGCCAGCACTACTCCAAGGCCAACGCGGTGATCATCGAGGAGCTCGGCAGGCTCGGCGTGCTCCTGGGCCACAAGGACCTGGGCCACTCCTATCCCCACTGCTGGCGCTGCAAGCACCCGGTCATCTTCCGGGCGACCGAGCAGTGGTTCGCCTCGATCGACGGCTTCCGCCAGGCCGCCCTCGACGCCATCAAGGGCGTTCAGTGGGTGCCGAGCTTCGGCGAGGTCCGCATCTCGAACATGATCGCCGATCGCTCCGACTGGTGCATCTCGCGCCAGCGCTCGTGGGGCGTCCCCATCCCGGTCTTCTACTGCCAGGCCGACAACGAGCCCCTCTTGACCCCCGAGTCGATCGAGGCGGTGGCCTCGCGGTTCGCCGTCGAGGGGGCCGATGCCTGGTGGGTCCACGACGCCAAGGCCCTCTTGCCCGAAGGCACGGCCTGCGCCAGGTGCGGCGGCCATGACTTCCGCAAGGAAACCGACATCATGGACGTGTGGTTCGATTCGGGCTCGAGCTGGTCGGCGGTCCTCGAGGCCCGCCCCGAGCTCAACTTCCCGGCGGACCTGTACCTGGAGGGCGCCGACCAGTACCGCGGCTGGTTCCAGTCGTCGCTCTTGACGGCCATCGCCACCCGGGGCGTCGCCCCCTACAAGACCGTGCTGACCCACGGCTTCACCATGGACGGCCAGGGCCGCAAGATGTCCAAGTCGCTCGGCAACATGGTCGAGCCGATCGAGGTCATCAAGCACTACGGCGCCGACGTGCTGCGCCTGTACGTGTCGAGCGTGGACTACACCGGCGACGTGCGCATCTCGGAGCTCATCCTCAAGCAGCTCTCGGAGGTGTACCGCAAGATCCGCAACACCGCCCGCTACCTGATCAGCAACCTCTCCGACTTCGACCCCGCGCGCCACGCGGTGCCGGTCGATCAGCTCACCGAGCTCGACCGCTACGCCCTGCACCGCCTGCAGGAGGTCATCGCCGAGGTCACCCAGGCCTTCGACCGCTTCGAGTTCTACCGCTTCTACCAGGTCATCCAGAACTACTGCGTGGTGGACCTGTCGAGCTTCTACCTGGACGTGGTCAAGGACAGGCTCTACGCCTCGGCGCCCAGCGCCCACGACCGCCGCAGCACCCAGACGGTCCTCTGCGAGATCCTGAAGGCCCTGACCCTGATGATCTCGCCGGTGCTGTCGCACCTGGCCGAGGACATCCACCAGAACCTGAGCCCCGCCATCAAGGGCGACGCGCCGAGCGTCTTCTTGCTCGACTGGCCCAAGGCGGAGGCGGCCAAGATGGACGAGGCGCTCGCCAAGCGCTACGGCGCCCTCATCCCCCTGCGAGAGGCCGTCAACAAGGCGCTCGAGGAGGCCCGCAAGGAGAAGCTGATCGGCACGAGCCTGGCGGCCTCGGTGACGCTCGTTCCTCGCACCGAGCAGGTCCACGACCTGCTCGTGGGCCTGGGCGAGAGCCTTCCCAAGCTGCTCATCGTCTCGCACGTCACGGTGGCGCCTGCGAGCGACCAGCTCGAGGCCGAGGGCGACCTGGGGGTGACGGTCCAGGCTGCCCCAGGCGCCAAGTGCGAGCGGTGCTGGACCTTCTCGCTCACGGTGGGCGAGAGCCCGGCGCACCCGACGCTCTGCTCACGCTGCGTCGGGGTGATGAACGACCTGGTCGGCGTATAACAAAGGTGAGGCGGGGGACGACGGCGTTCCCCCAGCGCGAAGGAGGATCGATGGAGACCCTGACCCAGCACACCGGCGACATCCGGATCCGCAAGTTCGAGATCAGCGATCTGCCCCGGGTGGCCGAGATCCGCAACGCCTCGATCGCGATCTCGCCCGACTTCTACTCGATGACCGTCGATAGGGTGCGCCCGCCCTCGGACGCGACCGACCTCCAGCTGACCAGCGAGATCCTGGTGGCCGAGCTGGACGGGGACGTGCGCGGCTACGTCCACATCTACACCGACCCCTCGCTCCTGACCCAGGGCCGCATCAACATCGACGCGCTGCACGTGCACCCCGACGAGCAGCGCAGCGGGGTGGGCACCCTCCTCATCAAGGCCGCGATCCAGAAGGGGCAGGAGTGGGGCGGCCGCTACCTGAGCATCTCCATCCCGGCGGGCGTCGTCAGCTCCCAGACCTTCCTGCTCAAGCACGAGTTCCAGCTGGTGCGCTACTTCTGGAAGCTGCGCCACGCGAGCCTCGCCGACCTGCCCGATCCCGTGCTTCCCGAGGGCTTCGCCTTCCGCCCCTTCCGCCAGGGCATCGACGAGGATGCCTTCCTGTGCCTCCTCAACGCCTCCTTCGCGGAGCACTGGGACTTCGCCCCGGTCAACCGCGGCGAGCTGGAGCGC
Proteins encoded in this window:
- the ftsZ gene encoding cell division protein FtsZ, translating into MSADIKVVGVGGGGSNAINRMIASSLTGVEFWTLNTDAQALALAQSERRLQIGAKLTRGLGAGGNPSIGQKAAEESRDDLIAALDGADMVFITAGMGGGTGTGAAAVVAEVAREVGALTVGVVTRPFMFEGRRRAQQAEAGIAALREKVDTLIIIPNDKILQVIEKRTSMQEAFHIADDVLRQGVQGISDILTIPGLINVDFADVKSVMSNAGSSLMGIGFGAGEGRAVEAAKMAVSSPLLETSVHGASGVIFNVTGGNDLTLYEVNEAAEVIYAAVDSEANIIFGSVIDERLQGEIRITVIATGFDGRAPQPIVVPSQEPAQQAVVAPATSAAPVAPAAAPETVHAAPVAPAQPETPAGNQQPDIPEFLRGGGFRRPF
- the ileS gene encoding isoleucine--tRNA ligase, giving the protein MRANSAAREPEIQALWQEQRVYERIQERRAEAPSYILHDGPPYSSSGAIHIGHAMNKTLKDIVVKYKNLAGFRAPFVPGYDTHGLPTELAALKELKAKHQDLAPLEVRRLSRQFALKSIESQKGHFMRLGGFGDWENPYVTMDPAFEAQQIRVFGQMAHKGYIYKGLKPVYWCSFDTTALAEAEVEYADHVSPSIFVRFALKSAPASATLVGELLAKGDRPVSMAIWTTTPWTLPANLAIAVGPEIDYVVLDSAEHGYLVVAEDLVDAFLADTALSATRVGESFKGALLEGARYRHVFLDRESPVILGDHVTTETGSGAVHTAPGHGVEDYEVGQKYGLDVLAPLNDRGIFLEEAGPLVAGQHYSKANAVIIEELGRLGVLLGHKDLGHSYPHCWRCKHPVIFRATEQWFASIDGFRQAALDAIKGVQWVPSFGEVRISNMIADRSDWCISRQRSWGVPIPVFYCQADNEPLLTPESIEAVASRFAVEGADAWWVHDAKALLPEGTACARCGGHDFRKETDIMDVWFDSGSSWSAVLEARPELNFPADLYLEGADQYRGWFQSSLLTAIATRGVAPYKTVLTHGFTMDGQGRKMSKSLGNMVEPIEVIKHYGADVLRLYVSSVDYTGDVRISELILKQLSEVYRKIRNTARYLISNLSDFDPARHAVPVDQLTELDRYALHRLQEVIAEVTQAFDRFEFYRFYQVIQNYCVVDLSSFYLDVVKDRLYASAPSAHDRRSTQTVLCEILKALTLMISPVLSHLAEDIHQNLSPAIKGDAPSVFLLDWPKAEAAKMDEALAKRYGALIPLREAVNKALEEARKEKLIGTSLAASVTLVPRTEQVHDLLVGLGESLPKLLIVSHVTVAPASDQLEAEGDLGVTVQAAPGAKCERCWTFSLTVGESPAHPTLCSRCVGVMNDLVGV
- a CDS encoding GNAT family N-acetyltransferase → METLTQHTGDIRIRKFEISDLPRVAEIRNASIAISPDFYSMTVDRVRPPSDATDLQLTSEILVAELDGDVRGYVHIYTDPSLLTQGRINIDALHVHPDEQRSGVGTLLIKAAIQKGQEWGGRYLSISIPAGVVSSQTFLLKHEFQLVRYFWKLRHASLADLPDPVLPEGFAFRPFRQGIDEDAFLCLLNASFAEHWDFAPVNRGELERWKQRPDFNPRGSFFVTHGGRDVAVATVLIDRQMDEETREGAARIFEFGVLPEFRGKGLGYNILLKAAQFARAEELPALELIVDGLNDQAKAMYERVGFQQKRAILVFHKAI